The window CGGATTTTTTGTGGATCGAAGGTGTAGAGCGATGGACAGAGCGTGCTGGCGGCCAGCGGGAAGCCGTTGCGATCCACGAGGTTGGCCCGGGGCAGGTCCACTTCGATGATCTCCTGGGCCTGATCCCTCGCCACCTCCGAGAATCGCCTCCCCTGAAGGATCTGGAGGTGGATCAGCCGCAGGAGGATGCCCAGGGCCACAACCCCGACGATGCACACCAGAATCAGCATCCTCTTCGGTTGCACGGCCGCGCTCACCGCCGCCTCCCGGCGACCGACGCCCCGGACCGGGGCTTTTCAGCCGTGGGCCGCCCGGGCGGAGCGGCGGAGGGAGATTTCTCGGCGCTTCGGGACGGGGCGCCACCGGGAGGGGCGTCGGGAACGACGCCCACGGTCATCTCCGCCGGGCCCTCCTCGACCATGCCCAGGTCCCGCCGGGCCACCTCCTTCACACGATCGGGGCTGAGGAGGGAGGCCTTCACCAGCAGGAGACGATCCCGCTCACGGGAGAGGGTGCTCCGCTCCGCGACGAGGCCCGACAGTTTGTATTCGGCCTCGATCTGGCGGGAGGAGAAGTGGACGTAGAGGGCCACGGGCGCCGCCACGGCCGCCGCCATCGCCACCATGCGAACCAGATCGGCCGTCCCCTTCCGGTCCGGCAGGCGCACCGGTTCGTTCCGGATCTCCCCGCGCTTCATCGCTTCACCGCCACGCGCAGGCGCGC is drawn from Acidobacteriota bacterium and contains these coding sequences:
- a CDS encoding cell division protein FtsL, which codes for MKRGEIRNEPVRLPDRKGTADLVRMVAMAAAVAAPVALYVHFSSRQIEAEYKLSGLVAERSTLSRERDRLLLVKASLLSPDRVKEVARRDLGMVEEGPAEMTVGVVPDAPPGGAPSRSAEKSPSAAPPGRPTAEKPRSGASVAGRRR